The following are encoded together in the Citrus sinensis cultivar Valencia sweet orange chromosome 1, DVS_A1.0, whole genome shotgun sequence genome:
- the LOC102620113 gene encoding protein GFS12 isoform X2: MAYPILLFHLPLPRLFSDEYVVDNNGGSDSQVEENDIVGSISEQATSTDSLRDESRCLANGGGEKSEDRIEYGTWICNHSGRFSCSRIMTALFPIAFIGICSYSIFEELASNFLSGCLEDRVLGSLNFLIEGKGSGQESKNFLRLIGVPSFDESSVPGCLRHPNIAPVLGLLKTSGLITSVIPKTPYTLENILQFSPNALKSEWHVRFLMYQLLSAIAYLHSLGIAHRSVCPSNVLLTDSCWSWLYICDKPLVGFNSIADWCTIPTSPMIGCCIEGCSSQGLYADLKLSQSMDWHSQFNRWWRGELSNFEYLLFLNKLAGRRWGDYTFHMVMPWVIDFSTKPDENFDSGSRDLSKSKWRLAKGDEQLDFTYSSSEIPHHVSDECLSELAVCSYKARRLPLSVLRTAVRSVYEPNEYPSTMQRLYQWTPDECIPEFYCDPQIFYSQHSGMTDLAVPPWAGSPEEFIKLHRDALESDRVSSRIHHWIDITFGYKMSGQAAIDAKNVMLPSSEPTKPKSVGRLQLFTQPHPVRQTATWEKGSRKCKFVRSQNNNEVDNVSSLLPEAAYLQELEEALAFSDHARHLSPRYYNHQESFGMHISPTKEFSSESFVGTISNPFENGSRHMLSDIDLEYLLEHLEVEGEGSMEYQELLLWRQKSSYSKTFSKDCSKDIFSIGCLLAELHLRRPLFDSISLAVYLENGDLPGVMEELPSHTRILVEACITKDWTRRPSAKSLLESPYFPSTVKSSYLFVAPLQLIARHGSRLQYAANFAKLGALKAMGSFAAERCAPYCLPLVATPLSDAEAECAYVLLKEFIKCLSPKAVRTMILPAIQKILQTTGYSHLKVSLLQDSFVREIWNRIGKQAYLEMVHPLVISNLYAAPHKSSASAASVLLIGSSEELGVPITVHQTILPLIQCFGRGICPDGIDVVVRIGGLLGETFIVRQMLPLLKHVARSSIDVSNTNKPEPVQSWSALSLIDCLMTLDGLVAFLPREVVVKELIEDRSCLHVMVLMHTNLEITVLQVAASTLMAICQRIGPDLTALHVLPHLKELFDELAFSQECSDESGSLGGSLKVPKPKVDGESQIESRMDLVLLLYPSFASLLGIEKLRQCCATWLLLEQFLLRYHNWKWEYTGESSRISEENISAKRPLLNKGSTSQCNPAKLLLNGVGWSIPQSQGSRSSKNLIPQRRVYDYHKSSVERQEATSNLMKCEPWFWFPTPAASWDGPDFLGRVGGLKDESPWKIKASILSSIRAHHGALRSVAVGQDECTVFTAGIGPGFKGTVQKWELTRINCVSGYYGHEEVVNDICVLSSSGRIASCDGTLHVWNSQTGKLLSIFAEQSMDSLHGGSPSSSISKINNDQVGMLNSNALSSGILSTAFDGNLYTCLHHIECVERLVVGIGNGSLRFIDINQGQKLHLWRGEPTELGFPSLVSAICSCGSEKMQAGGAVASPSWIAAGLSSGQCRLFDVRSGNVIASWRAHDGYVTKLAAPEDHLLVSSSLDKTLRIWDLRRNWPSQPTVFKGHTNGISGFSVWGQDVISISNNKIGLSSLSKSADEDGQHRLVPQKLYMADNGAKNLSVLSSISILPFSRLFLVGTEDGYLRLCC, from the exons atgGCATATCCAATTCTCCTCTTCCATTTGCCTCTTCCGCGGTTGTTCAG TGATGAGTATGTTGTGGACAATAATGGAGGAAGTGATAGTCAAGTCGAGGAAAATGATATTGTTGGAAGTATTAGTGAACAAGCTACTTCAACGGATTCTTTACGGGATGAATCTCGGTGTTTGGCGAATGGTGGTGGAGAGAAGTCCGAAGACAGGATAGAATATGGAACTTGGATCTGTAATCATTCTGGGAGGTTCTCTTGCTCAAGAATAATGACTGCATTGTTCCCAATTGCTTTTATTGGCATTTGTTCTTACTCTATCTTCGAAGAGCTTGCTTCTAATTTCTTGTCTGGGTGTCTTGAAGATCGTGTATTGGGTTCACTCAATTTTCTAATTGAAGGGAAAGGTTCCGGGCAAGAGAGTAAAAATTTTCTACGTCTAATTGGGGTACCTTCCTTTGATGAGAGTAGTGTCCCTGGTTGCCTGAGGCATCCAAACATTGCTCCTGTTCTTGGGTTGCTTAAAACATCTGGTTTAATTACTTCAGTTATTCCTAAAACTCCATATACCTTGGAAAACATTCTTCAATTCAGCCCCAATGCATTAAAGTCTGAGTGGCATGTAAGGTTTCTAATGTATCAGCTACTCTCTGCCATAGCTTACTTGCACAGTCTAGGCATTGCCCATAGGAGTGTATGCCCATCCAATGTATTGTTGACTGATTCATGCTGGTCTTGGCTGTACATCTGTGATAAGCCTTTAGTAGGATTCAATTCAATAGCTGACTGGTGCACTATCCCTACCTCCCCAATGATAGGCTGCTGCATAGAGGGTTGCTCTTCTCAAGGACTTTATGCTGATTTGAAGCTTTCCCAATCTATGGACTGGCATTCTCAGTTTAATAGATGGTGGCGAGGAGAGCTGAGTAATTTCGAGTATCTACTCTTCTTGAATAAGTTAGCTGGAAGAAGGTGGGGTGACTACACATTTCATATGGTAATGCCATGGGTAATAGATTTTAGTACAAAACCTGATGAGAATTTTGATTCAGGATCGAGGGATTTGAGCAAGAGCAAATGGCGGCTGGCAAAAGGAGATGAGCAGTTGGACTTCACCTATTCATCATCTGAAATTCCACATCATGTGTCTGATGAATGTCTCTCTGAACTGGCTGTTTGCAGTTATAAAGCTAGGAGGCTACCTCTGAGTGTTTTGCGCACAGCCGTGCGTTCCGTTTATGAACCTAATGAGTATCCTTCTACCATGCAAAGACTTTACCAGTGGACCCCTGATGagtgcattccagaattttacTGTGAtccccaaattttttattctcaacACTCTGGTATGACTGACTTGGCTGTACCTCCATGGGCTGGTAGTCCTGaggaatttataaaattgcaTCGGGATGCTTTGGAAAGTGATCGCGTCTCGAGTAGAATTCATCATTGGATTGATATCACTTTTGGGTACAAAATGTCGGGGCAGGCGGCCATTGATGCGAAGAATGTTATGCTGCCTTCGTCAGAGCCGACAAAGCCAAAGTCGGTTGGACGTCTCCAACTTTTTACTCAACCGCATCCTGTACGACAAACAGCTACCTGGGAAAAAGGGTCAAGGAAGTGTAAATTTGTTAGGTCCCAGAACAACAACGAAGTGGATAATGTGAGTTCTCTCCTCCCAGAAGCTGCCTATTTACAGGAACTAGAAGAAGCATTAGCTTTTTCTGATCATGCTAGACATTTGAGTCCCCGGTATTATAACCATCAAGAAAGCTTTGGTATGCACATATCTccaacaaaagaattttcaagtGAGAGTTTTGTAGGAACTATTTCCAATCCATTTGAAAATGGTAGTCGTCATATGCTGTCTGATATtgatttggaatatcttctGGAGCATTTAGAAGTGGAGGGCGAAGGTTCCATGGAATATCAGGAGTTACTACTCTGGAGGCAGAAATCATCTTATTCAAAGACCTTCTCTAAAGATTGTTCAAAGGATATATTTTCTATTGGTTGTCTCTTGGCAGAACTTCATTTGCGCAGGCCTCTTTTTGATTCGATCTCATTGGCCGTATACTTGGAAAATGGTGACTTACCTGGAGTGATGGAGGAACTTCCTTCTCACACAAGAATACTTGTTGAAGCATGCATCACAAAGGACTGGACAAG GCGGCCATCAGCCAAAAGTCTTCTAGAATCGCCATATTTTCCTTCAACAGTCAAGTCATCGTACCTTTTTGTTGCCCCACTTCAGCTTATTGCAAGACATGGATCTCGCCTTCAATATGCTGCAAATTTTGCTAAACTAGGAGCTCTGAAAGCTATGGGATCTTTTGCTGCTGAAAGGTGTGCCCCTTACTGTTTACCTCTTGTAGCAACTCCTTTATCAGATGCCGAAGCCGAATGCGCTTACGTGCTACTAAAAGAATTCATAAAATGTTTGTCACCAAAAGCTGTGAGGACAATGATCTTGCCTGCTATCCAGAAGATTTTACAG ACAACAGGTTATTCACATTTGAAGGTTTCTCTTCTTCAAGATTCATTTGTGCGAGAGATATGGAACAGGATTGGTAAGCAAGCATATCTGGAAATGGTACATCCACTGGTCATATCAAATTTGTATGCTGCTCCTCATAAGAGTTCAGCTTCTGCTGCTTCCGTGCTACTCATTGGCTCTAGTGAAGAGCTTGGTGTACCGATAACCGTTCATCAG ACAATCCTCCCTCTAATTCAATGCTTTGGGAGAGGAATCTGTCCCGATGGAATAGATGTGGTGGTTAGAATTG GTGGTCTTTTAGGGGAGACGTTTATTGTCAGACAGATGCTGCCATTACTAAAACATGTTGCTCGTTCCAGCATTGATGTGTCAAATACGAATAAACCTGAGCCAGTGCAGAGCTGGAGTGCATTATCTCTTATTGATTGTCTAATGACATTAGATGGTCTAGTTGCATTCTTACCTAGGGAGGTGGTTGTAAAGGAGCTCATAGAA GATCGAAGCTGCCTGCATGTTATGGTTCTCATGCACACAAATTTGGAAATTACAGTTCTTCAg GTTGCTGCTTCGACTCTCATGGCAATTTGTCAGCGGATTGGACCGGACTTGACAGCATTGCATGTTCTTCCACACCTTAAAGAACTGTTTGACGAGCTTGCTTTCTCACAGGAATGTAGTGATGAATCTGGTTCTCTTGGCGGAAGCTTGAAGGTTCCCAAACCAAAAGTTGATGGGGAGTCTCAAATCGAAAGCCGAATGGATCTTGT GTTGCTTCTTTATCCTTCTTTTGCATCTCTTCTTGGGATAGAGAAACTTCGTCAGTGTTGTGCTACCTGGTTACTTCTTGAGCAGTTTCTTCTACGATATCATAATTGGAAG TGGGAATATACTGGAGAATCATCTCGCATTAGTGAAGAGAACATCAGTGCTAAAAGACCGCTTCTGAATAAAGGCTCAACCTCTCAGTGCAATCCTGCCAAACTGTTGCTTAATGGGGTTGGGTGGTCGATTCCACAATCACAAGGAAGTAGAAGTTCCAAAAACTTGATCCCTCAAAGACGGGTTTATGATTATCATAAGAGTTCGGTTGAAAGACAAGAAGCAACTTCTAACCTAATGAAGTGTGAGCCCTGGTTTTGGTTCCCTACTCCAGCTGCAAGTTGGGATGGGCCGGACTTTCTTGGACGGGTAGGGGGTCTGAAAGATGAATCTCCATGGAAGATAAAAGCATCTATTTTATCCTCAATACGTGCACATCATGGAGCATTAAGATCTGTGGCAGTTGGTCAAGATGAGTGTACGGTTTTCACTGCTGGCATCGGTCCAGGATTCAAAGGAACTGTACAGAAGTGGGAACTGACAAGAATAAATTGCGTATCTGGCTATTATGGCCATGAAGAG GTTGTAAACGACATTTGCGTCCTATCATCTAGTGGAAGGATAGCATCTTGTGATGGAACTTTACATGTTTGGAATAGCCAAACAGGGAAACTTTTATCAATATTTGCCGAACAATCCATGGATTCTTTGCATGGTGGAAGTCCTTCATCttctatttcaaaaattaataatgaccAGGTCGGTATGCTGAACTCTAACGCCTTATCTAGTGGAATATTGTCGACTGCATTCGATGGAAACTTGTACACTTGTCTGCATCATATAGAATGTGTTGAGAGGCTTGTTGTTGGCATTGGAAATGGTTCTCTCAG GTTCATCGATATTAACCAGGGTCAAAAGCTTCATTTGTGGAGGGGTGAACCTACTGAATTGGGTTTCCCGTCTCTTGTCTCTGCCATATGCTCATGTGGGTCAGAAAAAATGCAAGCAGGTGGAGCTGTTGCCTCGCCATCGTGGATTGCAGCTGGATTAAGTTCTGGCCAATGTAGGCTATTTGATGTGAGGAGTGGAAATGTTATTGCTTCTTGGAGGGCTCATGATGGATATGTGACAAAG TTGGCTGCACCAGAGGACCATTTGCTTGTTTCCAGTTCCCTTGACAAGACTTTGCGAATTTGGGACTTGAGAAG GAATTGGCCGTCACAACCAACTGTTTTCAAAGGTCACACAAATGGGATATCTGGCTTCTCTGTCTGGGGGCAGGATGTGATTTCTATCTCCAACAACAAGATTGGACTTTCTTCTTTATCCAAATCTGCCGATGAA GATGGGCAGCATCGGCTTGTACCTCAAAAGTTATATATGGCGGATAATGGGGCGAAAAACTTGTCGGTATTGTCAAGCATAAGTATTCTACCCTTCTCGCGATTGTTTCTAGTTGGAACAGAAGATGGTTATCTAAGACTATGTTGTTAG